DNA from Leptospira neocaledonica:
TGGTTAAGGAGATCACGAATAGAAGATACGCAAACTGAGTGAATCGGATCCCTGATTGGAAGAACATAGAATCCAAAACATCGTAACCCGAAATGAATACGATGATGAACATGCTGATGGCCATGAGAGAAGCGTCTTTTTTCCGAAGATACACCGCCTTTCCCATAAAGTATAATAGATAGATAAGAGAAGGTAAAATAGAGATCTGCCAAGCTCTCAAACTGATCATCAAATATTGGAATGGAGCAAAAAAGGAAAAGAAGAAAATCCCAAAACTCCATCCTGTGATACCAAGTATTACCTTATTCGGCAAAGTAGATCCGTAAAAATAATCGTGAAGGAAAAGTAAGAAGAATGGAGCAAGCAATGCCACGGAAGCATATTCAATTCTTGTAATCCAAGTGCTATCTTGTATAAAATCGAAAATGATCGTGGATCTACTTAAAGAGTATACCGCCATGGAAATGGAGAAGACCCCGAAATATAGATTGTATTTGTCCGTTCTTCTTTTGGAAAAAATAAGAAGATGATATAGTCCGAAAAATATATAGATCGTATTTAAACTTAAGTTGATTAAGATCCCGATCTTCTTGGAAAAATCGTATTCAACGCCTAATGTATAATCCCCATCCAAATAAAATCCAAGATCCACATTCGTAGGAGTGAATACGGGAGAAAGTACGGGATAATCTTCTTCCGAAAGATGAACTGCCGGCGCATCTCCTAATAAACGAAATACGATCCTATTTTCTCCGGCTTGAAGGATACTTGAGTCCACAGGAATTTCTATATCTCGTAGAGTTTTTCGGATCTGCATTTTTCCGTTGGAGTCCAAATGGATCTCTTTTTGGAGAAGATGTCCGTTCAGATAAATTTCCCAATTCTCCCCTATAAAATTTAAGTAAAGTCGGATTGGATTTAAAAAAACTTGTGCCTTAGGATCGAAACTCAAATTGAATTTTGTTTGAATGGTAAATTCCTGGATCTTGTCGGAAACAGGAGTTTTATAAAGTTGGTTTAGAACGATCGGAAATTTTTCTATTTTTGAATACCCTGGCTCGGTTGATTCGAAACCGGATTTGAATTCAGGTTTAAATCCTTGTATGGATTCCCACTCCAATCTTTTTAGATCCAGGTCCTTCCAACCTGGGATGGGCTCTTCTTCTTGAGAACCCAGAGAGTAAAAAGAGAATAAGAAAAAAGAAATAAAGACTAGAGATCTGAAAGTAAAAGCGGGATATTTTTGATTTTGCACCATGCGTTATTCGACAGTAGTAATTGGATGAGAAAAACTGCAAGATTTCAAGTTTTTTAAAGGATTTTTTCCTTTTCCCAAAAATGTTTTCGGTAGAAACTATCCGGAAGGGAAAATAGGAGGAAAACTTTATGTCCGACTCGTGGGAAGGCAAAAAATTACCGGAAGTAAGTTTATCTAGCTCCGCAGGAAACACCGTAAATCTACCGAAAGACTCAAGCGGTTCTTGGACCTTGTTGTATTTTTATCCGAAAGACGATACCCCAGGTTGTACAAAACAAGCCTGCTCTTATCGAGACAATCTGGAAAAGTTTACGCAAGCCGGAGCAAAGGTGTATGGGATCAGTTCAGATTCATTGGATAGTCATCAACAATTTATTGATAAGTTCAATTTAAGTTTTCCTCTTCTATCCGATCCGAAACAAAGTTTAAGCGGTCCTTTAGGAGTTTATGGAGACCAAGAATGGCAAGGCAGAGTGTTCAAGGGACTTTCTAGAGATAGCTTTTTGGTGGGACCCGATGGAACCATCCGCAAAGTATGGAGAAAAGTGGATCCCACTAAAACTGTTGCTGAAACTTTAGAGGCGATCTTAAAAGAGGCCGGTGCCTAAGGCGTGATCGTAAAATACACTCTAGATACATACCAACCGCATAGACATTTATTAAAGGTGGAAATGGAAGTCCACCCAGACAAACAGGAAACATTTCTTTGTATTCCGAATTGGTCTCCAGGTTCTTATAAGATCCGAGATTATTCCAAATCTATCCATCAAGTCCAATTTACACAATCCAAACCGGGATGGAATATCGAACAAACCGATCTTGACACTTGGAAGGTTTCCTCCAAGGGAGAAACATTCAAAATTTCTTATATAGTTTACGGATTCGAACATACCGTTCGAACCAATTATTTTACGAGCGATTTTATTTTAGTCCATCCTCCTGCAACATTCTTGTATCCTAAAGATCGGATCGATCTGGAACCTGAGTTAAGTTGGAAGAATCTTTCTCCTTTTCGTTTTTGTTATACTGGATTGAAGAAAAAAGAAGGTTCTAAACAAACTTGGAAGGCAAAAAATTTCGACGAATTTTTTGACTCACCTATTCTTCTTACAAACGAAAAACAAACCTCTTTTAATATAGAAGGCTGTGAGTTTGATCTAGTCATCCTAGGAGATATTGAAACAAAAGATAAGAAGAAAATCTCCAAGGATCTGGCAACCGTCGTGGAAACCCAGATCAAACTTATGGCTGGAACGGAAAATAAATATTATCTATTTGTTTTAGACATGAGCGATAATCTGTATGGGGGATTGGAACATCTCAATTGTAGCATCAACCAATTCGACCCGAACGGATGGTCTAATCCGGATAATTATAGAACTCTTTTAGAACTTTTATCTCATGAATATTTCCATCATTGGAATGTGAAAAGAATTCGTCCGATCGCACTCGGACCTTTCGATTACCAAAAGCCGAATTTAACAAAAGAATTATGGATCGCAGAAGGTATCACAAGTTTTTTCGATGCATACTTTCTGCTTCTTTGCGGATCTTATTCTCCCCAGCAATACCTGAACAAACTTTGGAAGGATATACAAGAATTGGAAGAATCTCTGGGTGAATCCTGGATGAGTTTAGAAGATTCCAGTTTTACCGCTTGGACTAAATATTATAATCGTCCATTCGATCCGAATTTTTCGAATACAGGGATCTCTTATTATACAAAAGGTGCCATTCTATCCTTAAGTATGCATCTTTATATCCTGAAAGAAACCAAAGGCAAAAAATCCTTGGTGGATATCATGGTTGCATTGAACAAACAATATCATCAGGAAAAAAAAAGAGGTTTCACCAAGGCTGAATTTTTTCAAACAGCGAAGAAGGTTACAGGTCTTGATCTGAAACTGGAATTCGATGCCTATATTGTGGAACCGAAACGTATTCCTATCGAAACATATTTACATTTGATCGGCGTGGAAAGAACTGCTTCTAAGCCGAAGATAGAGTCTGGATTTAGAGTAAAAGAAGAAAGAGGAAGAATGATCGTAAGTAAAATTCTTCTCTCTAAATCCGTAAAAGAAACGGATATCAATCTTGGTGACGAATGGATCGCATTGGATGATAAGAGAATTCTTCCAGGGAATTTTAAAGAATTATTAAATCAGTACCAACCTGGGAAAAAGGCGGACCTTCTTCTTTCCAGAAGAGGAAAGATCTTAAAAAGAAAAATCAAATTCGATTCTTCTCCTTCTGCAAACGAACTTTGGCTGGATGAAAAAGCGGAAGCTCCAAACAAAGAATTGAGAGAAGTATTTTTGAATCTGGGAAAAGATCCTGCGATTTCGAAAACTTCCCCCAAAAAAACTAAATCGAAGTAATTCCGCCATCCACAGTCCAATTTGCACCGTTAATATAACCTGATTCGGAAGAAATTAAAAAAGATACAACTCTTGCAATTTCTTCCGGAGAAGCGATCTTCTTTACCGGTGTCATCTCTATTATCTTTTTGCGATGATCATCCACCTGGTCTTCTTGGATGCCCATCTTTGTTTCCATATAACCTGGACTTACTGCGTTAGAGGTGATCCCTTTTTCTCCCCATTCTGCAGCGATCGATTTCATAAAACCTATGATCCCATGTTTGGAAGAGGAATATGCCACAGACAATGCGCTTCCTTGTACCGACAAAGAAGAAGCTATATAAACAAATCTTCCGAACGTTTGAGCGCTGAATATAGGAAGTAACGATTTTGTAATTTGAAAAGCGGAGCGGAGATTGATGGCAAAGATCCTGTCCCATTCTTCCAAATGGACTTCCGTAATTTTATGATAAGGACCGCCGTAACCTGCACAATGTACAAATCCACGGATAGGAGAAGCCGTAGATTTCAGATTTTTACAGGCATTTTCCAATTCATCGGAAGATGTGAGATCTATTTTTTGGAATGTTTCGTTCGGATGAAGTTTGTCCGGAGAAACCAGATCCCAATTTAGGATCTTATATCCTAAATTTCCTAATTCGGAAACAAGAGCTCGGCCAAGACCCCCACTTCCTCCAGTGATTAAAATTGTAAACATTTCCGAATCGACGTACAAGTGGGGAACGATTTCTCTGTTTGGTATGGAACATTCCTTTGAGAGGGTCAACAATATTCTGGAGGCCCTTCCCTATATTACGAAATACTCCGGGAAAACCGTGGTCATCAAATATGGCGGAGCCGCAATGGCAAAGGCTGACTTAAAGGAATCTTTTGCAAAAGATATCGTTCTTCTAAAATATGTAGGCATCCATCCGGTTATCGTACACGGAGGCGGGCCGGAGATCAATAGACTCTTGGAAAGTTTGAATATTCCGACCGAGTTCGTTCACGGACATAGGGTCACAAACGAAGAAACCATGGACGTGGTGGAAATGGTACTCACCGGAAAAGTAAATAAACAGATCGTTTCCATGATCAATAAAGAAAGTGGGAATGCAGTAGGACTTTCCGGAAAAGACGGAAATCTTGCAACCGCTTCCAAGACCAAAATTGAAATAGATGTAGAAGGCAAAAAATCCGAACTAGTAGATGTTGGTCTTGTGGGTAAGATCGACAAAATAGATCCAACTGTCATCCTATCTCTCCAAGAAAAAGGTTTTATCCCGGTTATTTCTCCTGTGGCAGAATCGGAATCAGGAGAATCCCTAAATATAAACGCAGATACTTTTGCGGGGGAATTAGCAGGAGCTTTAAAAGCAGAAAAGCTAATTTTACTGACCGACACGAGCGGAATATTGATCGACGGAAAACTTGTAACAGGTTTAAACCGTGCCTTAGTAAAAGATTATATTCGAAAAGGAGATATCACTGGAGGAATGATCCCTAAAGTAGAATGTTGTCTTTCTGCAATCGATCAAGGAGTAAGAAGGACTCATATTATTGACGGAAGAGTCCCCCATTCTATCCTGATCGAAATCTTTACCGATCAGGGAATCGGTTCCTTGATCGAATAAGAGGAAAGTTTCGAATCTCCTTGACAGGAGTTGGATTTGGGCTGGAATAAGCCCTCCAATCTGAAAATCTCTCAAAAAAAGAAGTATTCCCGGACCAAATGAGTTTCAAACAGCTCTCCTTAGCTCTTATTTCAGACATTACTGCCAGGATCAATTCTACGGATGATCTGGAAGAACTTTTGGGAATTATTATAGAAACCACAAAAGACGTACTCAATACGGAAGGATGTTCCCTTCTACTCTATGATCCGGACGAAGATTGTCTAGTATTTCAAGTTGCTAAAGGTGATAAGGGAGAATCTCTCACCGAATTAAAAGTCCCTAGAGGAAAAGGGATCGCCGGAATGGTTTTAGAAAGTCTAGAGCCGGTCATCGTAAACGATGCAGCGAACGATCCTAGAATTTATAGAAACATAGACGACGCAGTAGGATTCACTACAAAGAACCTGATCTGTGTTCCGATGAAGGCACAAGGAGAGATCCAAGGAGTTTTAGAAGCCGTAAACTCCTTGGAAAGGCCTGAATTTACAAATAAAGACATTAAAATATTAGAATATCTTTCCGATCTTGCTGCGATCGCGATCAGGAACAGGAGATTGATCCGTGACTTAAAAGATCGGGCCAGAGAATTAGATTGTCTCTATCAGATCAGCCAGGCAATTTCCAATATCAGCGAGTTGGATCAGTTCTTAAATCTGACAGTAAACTCTATCTCCGATGTTTTAGGCGCAGAAAGAGTTTCTTTGATCTTCCAAAACCCTAGAACAAAATCATTCGAACTTTCTAAATCCATCGGTTTCAGTTTAGAAGAAGAGTCCCATTTGGTGGACGAATCCCGTGGGATCTTGAATGAAATTTTATCCCAAGGAAAAGCAATCTTAGTACAGGGACAAACGGATATTAATCCGGACCTTCTTACACCGAATCGTTATAAGACCAGATCCTTCGTTTCTGTTCCGATCCGTCAGGATGGTACAATCATAGGTGTTCTGAATGCCGCGGATAAGATGAGCGGAGATAGTTTTTCCTATCAGGACCTTTCTATCTTAAGCACAATTTCTAACCAGATAGCGGAAGCATATAATAGTCTTTTGGCAAAAAACCAAAAGGAGAAGTTAACATCTATCCGAAGAGACATGCAGATCGCTTCCCAGATACAGCTAAACTCATTGCCTAATATTCCTAAGAAGATGCATCTTTTAGAGATCGAAACTTCTTATACCGCATCTAAAGAAATCGGTGGGGATTTTTATGATCTAATCTATCATAATCCAGACGAAGTAAGTA
Protein-coding regions in this window:
- a CDS encoding SDR family NAD(P)-dependent oxidoreductase; the encoded protein is MFTILITGGSGGLGRALVSELGNLGYKILNWDLVSPDKLHPNETFQKIDLTSSDELENACKNLKSTASPIRGFVHCAGYGGPYHKITEVHLEEWDRIFAINLRSAFQITKSLLPIFSAQTFGRFVYIASSLSVQGSALSVAYSSSKHGIIGFMKSIAAEWGEKGITSNAVSPGYMETKMGIQEDQVDDHRKKIIEMTPVKKIASPEEIARVVSFLISSESGYINGANWTVDGGITSI
- the argB gene encoding acetylglutamate kinase, with translation MEHSFERVNNILEALPYITKYSGKTVVIKYGGAAMAKADLKESFAKDIVLLKYVGIHPVIVHGGGPEINRLLESLNIPTEFVHGHRVTNEETMDVVEMVLTGKVNKQIVSMINKESGNAVGLSGKDGNLATASKTKIEIDVEGKKSELVDVGLVGKIDKIDPTVILSLQEKGFIPVISPVAESESGESLNINADTFAGELAGALKAEKLILLTDTSGILIDGKLVTGLNRALVKDYIRKGDITGGMIPKVECCLSAIDQGVRRTHIIDGRVPHSILIEIFTDQGIGSLIE
- a CDS encoding adenylate/guanylate cyclase domain-containing protein, with translation MVQNQKYPAFTFRSLVFISFFLFSFYSLGSQEEEPIPGWKDLDLKRLEWESIQGFKPEFKSGFESTEPGYSKIEKFPIVLNQLYKTPVSDKIQEFTIQTKFNLSFDPKAQVFLNPIRLYLNFIGENWEIYLNGHLLQKEIHLDSNGKMQIRKTLRDIEIPVDSSILQAGENRIVFRLLGDAPAVHLSEEDYPVLSPVFTPTNVDLGFYLDGDYTLGVEYDFSKKIGILINLSLNTIYIFFGLYHLLIFSKRRTDKYNLYFGVFSISMAVYSLSRSTIIFDFIQDSTWITRIEYASVALLAPFFLLFLHDYFYGSTLPNKVILGITGWSFGIFFFSFFAPFQYLMISLRAWQISILPSLIYLLYFMGKAVYLRKKDASLMAISMFIIVFISGYDVLDSMFFQSGIRFTQFAYLLFVISLTTILANRFIDLYKQSEELNIELSHQKLELARQKNAFFRFVPMQFLSVLGKDSAVDVNLGDSALREMSVLFTDIRSFTTISEKMTPEENFRFINGYLAKMEPLIQKYEGFVDKFMGDAILALFSAERVIHSENNWEGKSAADRAVLAAIDMRRRVRELEEEVKSAHGHVKGVRIGIGINTGNLMLGTVGSSHRLDTTVIGDTVNVASRLESLTNLYKADILVTQNTLSSLTIADELAIREVDSVVVKGKSQPIIIYEIYESDDPHIRKLKDATLALISRGIILYKVGNFKEALQNFEQALKVYPEDIVAILYRKRCQEYIESPPLGNWVGVQHLLEK
- a CDS encoding peroxiredoxin, which produces MSDSWEGKKLPEVSLSSSAGNTVNLPKDSSGSWTLLYFYPKDDTPGCTKQACSYRDNLEKFTQAGAKVYGISSDSLDSHQQFIDKFNLSFPLLSDPKQSLSGPLGVYGDQEWQGRVFKGLSRDSFLVGPDGTIRKVWRKVDPTKTVAETLEAILKEAGA
- a CDS encoding GAF domain-containing SpoIIE family protein phosphatase; this encodes MSFKQLSLALISDITARINSTDDLEELLGIIIETTKDVLNTEGCSLLLYDPDEDCLVFQVAKGDKGESLTELKVPRGKGIAGMVLESLEPVIVNDAANDPRIYRNIDDAVGFTTKNLICVPMKAQGEIQGVLEAVNSLERPEFTNKDIKILEYLSDLAAIAIRNRRLIRDLKDRARELDCLYQISQAISNISELDQFLNLTVNSISDVLGAERVSLIFQNPRTKSFELSKSIGFSLEEESHLVDESRGILNEILSQGKAILVQGQTDINPDLLTPNRYKTRSFVSVPIRQDGTIIGVLNAADKMSGDSFSYQDLSILSTISNQIAEAYNSLLAKNQKEKLTSIRRDMQIASQIQLNSLPNIPKKMHLLEIETSYTASKEIGGDFYDLIYHNPDEVSILIADVSGKGIAAALFMEFSKTIIAGEVARNSSTSISLMGANRIIQEKSGYFMFVTVMLTRINMLKKRIRYSSAGHNEQLLYKAKEKKVLLLSGKGMPLGIKESEIEEHEVEYQPGDLLVLYTDGVSETTNEGGEMYSLENLAKLIERNGDMPVENLKELIIDTTDAFRGEADPNDDYTLVMVRLN
- a CDS encoding M61 family metallopeptidase, coding for MIVKYTLDTYQPHRHLLKVEMEVHPDKQETFLCIPNWSPGSYKIRDYSKSIHQVQFTQSKPGWNIEQTDLDTWKVSSKGETFKISYIVYGFEHTVRTNYFTSDFILVHPPATFLYPKDRIDLEPELSWKNLSPFRFCYTGLKKKEGSKQTWKAKNFDEFFDSPILLTNEKQTSFNIEGCEFDLVILGDIETKDKKKISKDLATVVETQIKLMAGTENKYYLFVLDMSDNLYGGLEHLNCSINQFDPNGWSNPDNYRTLLELLSHEYFHHWNVKRIRPIALGPFDYQKPNLTKELWIAEGITSFFDAYFLLLCGSYSPQQYLNKLWKDIQELEESLGESWMSLEDSSFTAWTKYYNRPFDPNFSNTGISYYTKGAILSLSMHLYILKETKGKKSLVDIMVALNKQYHQEKKRGFTKAEFFQTAKKVTGLDLKLEFDAYIVEPKRIPIETYLHLIGVERTASKPKIESGFRVKEERGRMIVSKILLSKSVKETDINLGDEWIALDDKRILPGNFKELLNQYQPGKKADLLLSRRGKILKRKIKFDSSPSANELWLDEKAEAPNKELREVFLNLGKDPAISKTSPKKTKSK